AGGTTTTATGTGGTCTGTTGTTTTGGTTTCGACGGTTGTGGCGGTGGCGCTGAATAAAGGTGCTCCGGATCTCTTCCCTGTGGCTTGGGTGCGAAAGTCGTCGGTGGATCTGGAAACAGGTTTTCCAATCGAGGCAGGCATGGCGGCGACCGCTGCCTTGTGGTTTGTTTTCTACTCTAGCTTCGCCACCGCGGTGATGCACGCTCCGGCATCCCTATGGAGCCTTGGAGCTTTTACAGGAGCATTGCGCCGGCGGTGCTGCTACTGCAGATATTCGTCAGTGGTCAGGTCCATGCCAGATTTTCCTCTCTCTCTCGATCGCCGGCAAGAGAGGTGATGTTTTCAAACTGGTGGTGCCCTGATACAATGCTTCTTCTGCGTGTTGGTTCGTGTGGACTGAAGCTGTCAACTTCCCGCTCGCGAAGATTGTCCTCTGCTTTGGACTCCTTTGGCGAATCTGCCGGCATTTCTTCATACGAACTCAAATTTTGACGTTCGTGGATTTATTAGATTTGTATGAACGATGCCGATGCACCTGTAGTGTTGGATATTCAAAttgagcactttgcaaaatgtcatACTTGACACTCCAAAATGTGCAAGTCTGGCACCTGAAGGTCCTCCTTTTCTAATCTCAATCTAGACCTTTTCATCGTGCTTTGTCCATGATTTCTCACCTATAGACACAATAaacaaagaaaactataaaaaccaCAAATTATGTAATGCTCACAATGAAAAGTGTATAAACGGAGAAGCATGCATAATGGACATGTAATTGGCTCAGTAGGACATGACATACAAAGATAATATGCGACAAATGAGCTCCAAAAATGCGTACAAaatagatccatcaacatggaaatATAGTAATGACTATATTGTTTCCCctacggcatatttccaacaataatacCATCGTAGTATTGCAGAGGCAACGCCTTAAAATCATACTGGAATTCATGACCATTTGAGCGCAGTCCATTTACAGCGAGGAATATGAAAGTAGATGCCCACCACCAGCTATACGGACCTTTTGCATCTTAGGTAGTAGCTCTTGTCCTACTAGTTCTGTTGCCAAGCGAGCACTGACCAAGGAATGAGAACTGCCAGAGTCCACTATATGCTCAGCTATCTGACAATCTACGCGAATGGCACCATTTGTTGTTTGCGCCTCTGCTGACAAAACCTAAGTTCAATATTGCTGCCCTCACAATCAGCATTGTCAACTGAATAGAATTCAAGTATTTCTTGGACAATATGCAACTGAACAGTAGTACTGCACTTCGCCACAGATGAAGCAAATCCCTTTGCTCTTCGGTAAGCCTTCAATGTTGCCAGCTTGTCATCTCCAACAGGGCTGCTCTTGAAATTGTCATTTCTCTTTGGCTATCCAGGAATTCGAGTGCTGGCTTTCTTGCTCTGACAATAAGATGAAGAAGTAACACTGGACCGACAATTGGGCGAATAAAAGTCAGCATCAAACTCCTCCATCTCTTGCACAACAGCAATAGGATACGCAGCATCTGAATCGGCCGGCCTTTGAACAACAACAATCACACGAACATTGTATTTTAAACCATTTAAAAATCTAGTCATACAATGAAGCATATCAGGATCAGGATCATTGGCTGTCAACTGGTCCATAAGTTCAGAAAACTGTCCAATGTATTCTTCGACAGATCCAGTCTACTGAAGGCGATGTTGATTTCGCCCAAAGCGATGAAGCACAGGAGGACAGAAATCCTCCCATGATGCTCTAACGAACTTATGTTGAATAGAGGAAAGCCAGCATGATGCTGCTCCCGCAAACTACATCACCGCTGCCGCGATCCATAGATCCGGATCAGTGTCGAACATTTCAAAGTAGTCGACACACCTAGTTTGCCCAGGCAATGTGTTCAAATGTTGGTTCAGCTTGTTCAAACACACTCCATCCTTTGGAAACATTCTATACCTAAATTAGTAGATTACAAGGTAACAGCCACAATTTACAAGCTGTCAAAATCTGGCGGTTTATGAGCAAAAGCTGCTAACTAACAGGCTGTACTCTACTTCTACATTTCTCAGACCAATATTCAAACTTCTTTGACTAAAACAGGCAATGAAACTATGGATAACTCATATATACAAGCACAATGTAGGATTTCCATGTTTTCAGTTAGATTGGAGTTCTATGATTATATCATTATGTAGTCACTTCAGATCAAGGGCCGTAAAGTGCAGCTCGACAAATTAACCGCAATATAACTAGGGATCAACATTATATATGTTCCAGCAATCGAGCATCCATGTACTGAGCATCAGTGGGTAACTTTTCCTCTTAGCCAAGTCATTATTCAAAATGCATGGTTATGTAAAGGTTAAATGGAGAGCTTCTTTTGGATCTTTCAGAAGACAAGAGCAGTATGTATTTTAATACCAATAACACTTATGCAGAGTATTCATTTGAAAGAATGTAATTCCAGCAAATGAAGGTCATTAGTTAATGCAGAACTAGTAAACATTTAGTCTGCCAGCACTGGTGTTAAGACTTCATCTGCCTAAGTTTGTTATGTGTGCTCCTGCCAAAAAACGTAACTAGGTCCTCTATCAGAAGAGCCCCAGGGTTACAACTATTTCGAAATCACCAACacgtctttcaaaaaaaaaaaaaacaggtaAATCTTGGCATTCCCAAGTATCAATGCAACTCCTTCTGCAGACATATCTTGTCCTAAGAAGCCAACTTACCATCATTCAGACTTCGCACTTGATGAACTCAGCATTTAAATGGTTCCACAACTTTTCCAGTACCAACTCATGGTGTTTACGAAACTTTCCAGTACTAACTCAGATGTTCTATGCATTCTTCAGATATTACAGAATATTGCCGCAACTTACCCAGATGTATTCCTTACACTTCATCCAGTTCATTTAGTATGGATAAGCATTTATTAAACCAAGGAACATGCCAGTAACTTGCACAGTCCGGCAGTTGTGAACGCACTCTTGGGAATGTCTTTTCATCAGATCTTCAATTGGCACCACCAACTTCATAGAAAAGGACATTCTAAAACACATATCATAAATAGACAGATCCTTGAAAACTTTCAACAGCTAGAATATCACAAGAAAAAGCTCTTCACCAGCTGCTTCTCGGCGTGAGTAACTCTGCAACAACTTCTTGGTCAAAGGTGGAGGTCTGGCTCAGCTCAGTGAGTAACTTTGCGAGCTTCCTTGGTTGTATCTCAGTGTCAAAATCTCTTCACCAGCTGCTTCTCGGCGTGATTGAATATGTAACGACATGTATAGTGTGTGGCACTGTTTGCTTTACCGACAGCTCTCGGTGTGGCAGTCTTAACGCTTCTGAGGGCAATTCTTGGCTATGTGGCCTTCTTCATTGCATTTGAAGCATGTAAACACTCGTGTTGGACAGCTCTTGGCCATGTGCCCTTCCTGACCACAACTAACACAGTGGACATTCGATTTAGGCTTCATTTCTGATGATTGGTTCTGAGGGCAATTCTGGGATGTGTGGccttcttcattgcatttatagcaTGTAAACACCCATGTTGGACAGCTCTTGACCCTGTGCCCTTCCTCACCACACCTTACACAGTGGACATTCGATTTAGGCTTCATTTCTGATGATTGGTTCTGAGGGCACTTCCTGGATATGTGGCCTTCTTCATTGCATTTGTAGCATATAAACACCCGTGTTGGACAGCTCTTGGCCCTGTGCCCATCCTCACCACACGTTACACAGTGGACATTCGATTTAGGCTTCATTTCTGATGATTGGTTCTGAGGGCAATCCCTGGATGCGTGGCCTTCTTCATTGCATTTGTAGCATGTAAACACCCGTGTTGGACAGCTCTTGGCCCTGTGCCCTTCCTGACCACACCTTACACAATGGACAACCGATGCCGGCTTCATTTCTGATGACTGTTTAGCAATATCAGGGTCCTGTTCTTCTAATACTTTGGACATGTTGGAGGATGTAACTATAGTGCTGCTCTCTTCTACTTCTTTTGACGTGTTGCCAGATATAGCTCTGAACTTCTGCGGACACATACGGGCATAGTGACCTTCTTCACGGCTTGTAAAGCAAATTGGACTAGAGTTGTTGGCGGTCAGTATTTTTCCTTCTGATTTTGCGGAACACTTGGCAggtgtagatgatgggttgccttGTTTTGATAGTGCAAGCCGCAGAGCAGCTTGGAAGTTGTCTCTCTGACCCTTAACTGCCTCAGTCAATACTGAATTCAAGGGGCACTGAGCAAGATAATGATCCTGACATTCACAAATAAAGCATTTAACTTCGCTCAATCGGCACCCTCCATCGTCATGATGCTCGTCGCAGCTTGAGCAACTGAGACCATGTGTACTGGTACTATGCCCTATCTCTCCACAGCGGGTGCAAGCTCGATTCTCCGACTTGTTCTGCTGGCAACACCACATGCTACAGTGGCCATTTTTGCCACAGACTGTGCAAATGATTCTGTGCTCTTGATCCTTGAAACGGCACTTACTACTGTAATGTCCTTCCTTGCCACAGACCAAACAAGTGATTACCCCGTTCTTTTTGTCCTGAAGGTACCTACTTTCTACATCTTGTTCGTATGGGTTGAATGTCAGAAAGAATTGACCTCCTGAAACATGGAAATCATTCCTCTCTGGTGAGGGGGTGAGTGAACCACCATTCCGTGTAGGCCACTCTTGTGAAGAGTGGCCTTGGTACCAAGAGGGATGGCATGCGATGTGCTCTGTTGTGCCGCCTTCCCATGGACTTGTATGTTGGTTACTGCAAAGGCGGAAATCATTTTGCCTCCCTAGCGAGGGGGTGAGCGAAGCACCATTCCGTGTAGGCCACTCTTGTGAAGAGTGGCCTTGGTACCAAGAGGAATGCCATGCGATGTGCTCTGTTGTGCCGCCTTCCCATGGACTTTTATGTTGGTTACTGCAAAAACGGAAATCTTTTTGCCTCCCTGGCGAGGTAGTGAGCGAACCATAATTCCATGGAGGACACTCTTGCGAAGACTGGCCTTGGTACTCAGAGGAATGGCATGTGATGTGCTTCGCTGCACCGCCTTCCCATGGACTTTCATTTTGGCTAGTGCAAAAGCGGCGGCTGAGGTCTGCGTtagtctcccactttctttttgacCCGATTTCCTGACTCTTGATAGATAACCCATTGGTTTCCATTTGAATTGTCTCTGACCAGAGATAACAGATAAGAGGGGAAAACATGAGACAAGGAAAAATCTAGTTTGAGTAGTAGGATAAAAATGATATTGTAGAAGTCACTGTGTAGATGCAACAGAATATAGCCCAAACAGCTAAACAGCATCCACTGATGTACACACAAGGCCTCAACAATACAGGTGCAAACAATGCCTCAACTGTCGATGTGAAAATCTAACATATGAAGGGAGGGGCTAATCATCAGGTTGCGTGTGTTGGATATTACTGCTAAGAGAGAGATTGCAAGAAGATAACTTTGTGATGTACAAAGCTCCCTCCTTCCAAAAGAAAGAAAAGCTAAACAGGGCAATGCTTGAGCTGCAGCCAATTGCTTAATGAGCAGTGTGATATATGCTCCCTCcatatataagaccttttagagattccaaatatggactacatatggagcaacatGAGtctatctacactctaaaatatgtctatatacatccgtatgtagtccgtattgaaaactctaaaagggcttatatttagaaatggagggagtatttgataagatatggataagaagaagaaaaaaaaagtggCTGATGAAACACGTGGTAGGATTGAAGGCCGGCCTAATCACCAGGCAGAAGAAAGAGGGTTCAGTGGGACTGCTCTGCTATGAACTCTCtaaaatatggactacatacggagcaaaatgagtaaatctacatacgaagcaaaatgagtaaatctacactctaaaatatgtatatatacatccgtTTGTAGTCCGTATTGATATCtcacttatatttagaaatggagggagtatttgataagatatggataagaagaagaagaaatgtgACTGATAAACACATGGTAGGATTGAAGGCCTGCCTAATGACGAGGCGGTTCAGTGGGACTGCTCTGCTATGAACTCTTGGAATTCACTCTCTGTTTCCACCCAACGCGCGCACCAAATCAGCTACCTAATCCGAGGATCTAAACGGAAGGGGATTGGATCAACAGAAGATAAGTGAGATCCACGGTGAGATACCTGAGGGGCGTGAGCAGCTGTGAGCAGGACAAGGGagacccggcg
Above is a window of Triticum dicoccoides isolate Atlit2015 ecotype Zavitan chromosome 5B, WEW_v2.0, whole genome shotgun sequence DNA encoding:
- the LOC119307300 gene encoding uncharacterized protein LOC119307300, producing METNGLSIKSQEIGSKRKWETNADLSRRFCTSQNESPWEGGAAKHITCHSSEYQGQSSQECPPWNYGSLTTSPGRQKDFRFCSNQHKSPWEGGTTEHIAWHSSWYQGHSSQEWPTRNGASLTPSLGRQNDFRLCSNQHTSPWEGGTTEHIACHPSWYQGHSSQEWPTRNGGSLTPSPERNDFHVSGGQFFLTFNPYEQDVESRYLQDKKNGVITCLVCGKEGHYSSKCRFKDQEHRIICTVCGKNGHCSMWCCQQNKSENRACTRCGEIGHSTSTHGLSCSSCDEHHDDGGCRLSEVKCFICECQDHYLAQCPLNSVLTEAVKGQRDNFQAALRLALSKQGNPSSTPAKCSAKSEGKILTANNSSPICFTSREEGHYARMCPQKFRAISGNTSKEVEESSTIVTSSNMSKVLEEQDPDIAKQSSEMKPASVVHCVRCGQEGHRAKSCPTRVFTCYKCNEEGHASRDCPQNQSSEMKPKSNVHCVTCGEDGHRAKSCPTRVFICYKCNEEGHISRKCPQNQSSEMKPKSNVHCVRCGEEGHRVKSCPTWVFTCYKCNEEGHTSQNCPQNQSSEMKPKSNVHCVSCGQEGHMAKSCPTRVFTCFKCNEEGHIAKNCPQKR